One window from the genome of Eublepharis macularius isolate TG4126 chromosome 15, MPM_Emac_v1.0, whole genome shotgun sequence encodes:
- the C1QTNF7 gene encoding complement C1q tumor necrosis factor-related protein 7 translates to MPETEPRAISLQSVASTIDHQVIWQPVSLVSRMFVLLYVTSFAFYTSGQPLHSQFKGENYSSKYICSIPGLPGPAGPTGASGPPGPHGRIGIPGRDGRDGRKGEKGEKGNAGIRGKTGPVGQPGEKGNQGETGKKGPPGLGGAKGDVGSVGPAGPKGDRGDRGEPGLPGVCKCGKIVLKSAFSVGITTSYPEERLPIIFNKVLFNEGGHYNPSNGKFTCAIPGIYYFSYDITLANKHLAIGLVHNGKFRIKTFDANTGNHDVASGSTVMYLEPEDEVWLEIFYTDQNGLFADPTWADSLFSGFLLYVDTDYHNALFDDDEL, encoded by the exons TTTCTAGGATGTTTGTGCTGTTGTATGTTACAAGCTTTGCCTTCTATACAAGTGGACAACCTCTCCACAGCCAATTTAAAGGAGAAAATTATTCCTCAAAGTACATTTGTAGCATACCTGGATTGCCAGGCCCTGCAGGTCCTACTGGAGCTAGTGGACCACCTGGACCGCATGGCCGAATTGGGATCCCAGGACGGGATGGGAGAGACGGCCGGAAAGGAGAAAAGGGTGAGAAAGGAAATGCAG GTATAAGAGGAAAGACGGGCCCCGTTGGACAACCTGGAGAGAAAGGAAACCAAGGGGAGACCGGTAAAAAAGGCCCTCCAGGACTGGGAGGTGCTAAAGGTGATGTGGGTTCCGTTGGTCCAGCAGGCCCAAAAGGTGATAGAGGAGATCGAGGGGAGCCTGGTTTGCCAGGTGTATGTAAGTGTGGGAAAATAGTCCTGAAATCTGCCTTTTCTGTCGGGATCACCACAAGTTACCCCGAGGAACGATTACCGATCATCTTCAATAAAGTCCTCTTCAACGAAGGAGGCCATTACAACCCTTCAAATGGAAAGTTCACATGTGCCATTCCAGGGATCTATTACTTCTCTTATGACATCACCTTGGCAAATAAACATCTTGCCATAGGCTTGGTTCATAACGGGAAGTTCCGAATAAAGACGTTCGATGCGAACACAGGAAACCATGATGTAGCTTCTGGGTCGACAGTGATGTATCTTGAGCCAGAGGATGAAGTATGGCTTGAGATTTTCTACACGGATCAAAACGGCCTTTTTGCTGATCCAACGTGGGCAGACAGTTTATTTTCAGGGTTCCTCTTATATGTCGATACAGACTATCACAATGCCCTTTTCGATGATGATGAGCTGTGA